Below is a window of Candidatus Hydrogenedens sp. DNA.
ATGCTGTTTTGGTTCAAAATTTACGGGGAACGGTAGGGTCAGAAGGGAAATGGGAAGTATTTGGTAGTGATAGTTGGGGAGGTCCCGGTAAGCAAGATGGAATAGATACCGTAGAGTGGATAAAACAGCAAAAATGGTGCAATGGTAAAATTGGTTTGATGGGTTTTTCTGCTTCTGCCATATCTGCCCAATTGCTATTAGCCTCCCGTCCCGAAGGTGTGCAGTGTGCGTATTTAGTAGCCGGTTCAGACAATTTTTATGAAACCATATTTCCCAATGGTTGTTATCGAAAAAATACCATCGAAGAATGGGGACCAGCAAAAGAATATCTCCCGGAGATTATAAAACACCCTTCGTATGATGAATTTTGGGAAAGACGTAATGCTCGAGAACGAGCAGGACAGATAAATGTCCCTGTATTTATTGTTGGCGGATGGTTCGATTTATTTCAGCGTAGTTCCACTGAATTTTTCAGACTATTGAACATGAACACAAACTCTCCGACATTCGGAAAATGCAAATTGATTATGCACCCACTATCTCATGCGGCAAACTCCGGAGAACTTGTCCTCGAAGACCGTAATAAAACAAATCTTGATGAGAAAGTGGGAAGTATGCAAGAATGGTTTAACTATTGGCTAAAAGAGATAGATAATGGTTTGTATAATAAATCTGCGGTAGGAATGTATATCATCGGAGATGGTCAAAATCCGGGAGAAATAGGGAATACTTACCAATTTTATAATAACCTGCCCTGGAGTTCTAATCCTGTTAAAATGTTTTTAATTTCAGGAGGAAACCTCTCATTGAAAACACCAACTGAAGAGGGCAATTTCTCCTCCTATATCT
It encodes the following:
- a CDS encoding CocE/NonD family hydrolase, which codes for MKIVKKIIVLSFLLLLFLSCDIFSTERSIEIPMSDGIKLKAELWLPDLVGSFPVLLERTPYNRKEIIKMHRHLVDSGYAVLVQNLRGTVGSEGKWEVFGSDSWGGPGKQDGIDTVEWIKQQKWCNGKIGLMGFSASAISAQLLLASRPEGVQCAYLVAGSDNFYETIFPNGCYRKNTIEEWGPAKEYLPEIIKHPSYDEFWERRNARERAGQINVPVFIVGGWFDLFQRSSTEFFRLLNMNTNSPTFGKCKLIMHPLSHAANSGELVLEDRNKTNLDEKVGSMQEWFNYWLKEIDNGLYNKSAVGMYIIGDGQNPGEIGNTYQFYNNLPWSSNPVKMFLISGGNLSLKTPTEEGNFSSYIYDPLDPTPSKGGNNLIPPSGPHDQREIEQRNDLLIFTSPPLKKHLTLIGPIKVHLYASTNVKDTDFGVRFCDVYPDGRSMLMNEGMVKARYRENIREEKFIEPGKIYEYEIDLWDTALVLAPEHRIRITIISASNPRYEPNPNTGEPFRQHTQTLNATQQIYHDKSHPSYILLPCIDTSDVLHDLF